One genomic window of Cinclus cinclus chromosome 6, bCinCin1.1, whole genome shotgun sequence includes the following:
- the TC2N gene encoding tandem C2 domains nuclear protein, with translation MATECIKTCCKLCFCMDKEKNDLSMVQESEAVAASKPTIVEQPPLSSVSVKRQVGCSEDYLLSKLPLDGQEVPFVVPPFKLAYVQPKNLPGTSHAGGIKESARASFGGRKAELHSVYQWPCYDVYNPFYLEHRVSPDLIRRFQAKSDSRKLYGSVSDLRPSALPGPPDVSRSMFDLRSPPHRFMKRYDSVSSVPSSTSSRKDSQGSNRSLDTITLSGDERDFGRLNVKLCYVSSVEQIWITVLHCKDLSWPSSCGENPRICVKGILTLPKPVHFKSSAKEGCNDIEFMETFVFAIKLQSLQAVKLVFKIQTQTPRKKTIGECSLALRELSSQESNHWLDISPPSKAPVCRAELQIGTCFQAINRRIQLQILEAQNLPVSSTPLSSHFFVKVGMFSTEGIIYKKKTHLLKSTNGQVKWGEMMVFPVSQAEQGISFLIKLYSKSSVRRKHFLGQIWLSSDSSHSEAVEQWKETIANPEKVVVKWYSIGPS, from the exons ATGGCAACAGAATGTATAAAAACCTGCTGTAAATTGTGTTTCTGCATGGACAAGGAAAAAAACGATC TTTCCATGGTGCAGGAATCTGAAGCAGTAGCTGCAAGCAAGCCAACTATTGTGGAGCAGCCTCCATTGTCTTCTGTGTCAGTAAAGCGTCAAGTTGGCTGTTCTGAGGATTATTTGCTTTCCAAACTGCCCCTGGATGGTCAGGAGGTACCATTTGTGGTCCCTCCATTCAAACTGGCTTATGTACAGCCAAAGAACCTTCCTGGAACCTCACATGCTGGAGGGATTAAAG AGTCAGCCAGAGCCTCGTTTGGTGGCCGGAAGGCAGAACTGCACAGTGTGTACCAGTGGCCCTGCTATGATGTGTACAACCCCTTCTATCTGGAGCATCGCGTTTCGCCAGATCTCATCAGGCGCTTCCAAGCAAAATCAGATAGCAGGAAATTATATGGATCAG TTAGTGATTTAAGACCCAGTGCTTTGCCTGGACCCCCTGATGTAAGTCGCTCGATGTTCGATCTCAGGAGCCCACCCCACCGATTCATGAAG AGATATGATTCAGTTTCCAGTGTACCTAGCAGTACCTCTTCCAGGAAGGATTCACAAGGCAGTAACAGGAGTCTGG ATACTATTACATTATCAGGTGATGAGCGAGACTTTGGAAGACTGAATGTGAAGTTGTGTTATGTTTCTTCTGTAGAACAGATTTGGATCACAGTTCTACAT TGCAAAGACCTGAGCTGGCCTTCCAGCTGTGGGGAAAATCCTCGTATCTGTGTTAAGGGAATTCTCACACTGCCCAAGCCAGTGCATTTCAAATCTTCTGCCAAGGAGGGCTGCAAT gaCATTGAATTTATGGAAACTTTTGTTTTTGCTATTAAACTGCAAAGCCTGCAGGCTGTCAAATTGGTATTTAAAATCCAGACACAGACTCCCAGGAAAAAAACTATTGGAGAATGTTCTTTGGCACTGCGGGAGCTGAGCTCACAGGAGTCAAATCATTGGCTGGATATATCTCCTCCTTCCAAAGCACCT GTGTGCCGTGCAGAACTTCAAATAGGAACTTGTTTTCAAGCAATAAACAGGAGGATACAGTTACAGATTCTTGAAGCACAAAACCTTCCTGTTTCATCTACACCACTGTCTTCAC ATTTCTTTGTGAAAGTTGGAATGTTCAGTACAGAAGGGATCATCTATAAAAAGAAGACTCATCTTCTGAAGTCCACTAATGGCCAAGTGAAGTGGGGAGAAATGATGGTTTTTCCAGTTAGCCAAGCAGAACAAGGAATTAGCTTCCTCATCAAGCTCTACAGCAAAAGCTCAGTGAGAAGAAAACACTTCCTAGGACAG ATCTGGTTAAGTTCTGACAGCAGCCACAGTGAAGCAGTAGAGCAGTGGAAAGAAACCATTGCAAACCCTGAAAAAGTTGTTGTTAAATGGTACAGCATTGGTCCATCTTGA